A single window of Enterobacteriaceae bacterium ESL0689 DNA harbors:
- a CDS encoding Imm42 family immunity protein: MENKMIIGNPYQIAIQIEQIDTLCSPSGLFNFIINDVLIPGKGVTIDLYIVISSLKESLEEGLKKTTQDIGNISIENMDFSEGEPQNLIPLNVAELYDYGCNFWLGFDYNEERLIYTLDFENSFIENRFPKGTIEKLIKTLPPADMLIMNKINNIIITEVS; this comes from the coding sequence ATGGAAAATAAAATGATAATAGGTAATCCTTATCAAATTGCCATACAAATTGAACAGATTGATACTTTGTGTTCACCTAGTGGATTATTTAACTTCATTATTAATGATGTGCTTATCCCCGGAAAAGGAGTGACTATAGATCTTTACATTGTAATATCTTCGTTAAAAGAAAGTTTAGAGGAGGGTCTAAAAAAGACAACCCAAGATATTGGTAATATTTCCATAGAAAATATGGATTTTTCAGAAGGGGAGCCTCAAAATTTAATACCATTGAATGTTGCTGAGTTATATGATTATGGTTGTAATTTTTGGTTGGGTTTTGATTATAATGAAGAACGTTTGATTTATACTTTAGACTTTGAAAATAGCTTCATAGAAAATCGCTTCCCTAAAGGCACAATAGAGAAATTAATTAAAACATTACCTCCAGCAGATATGTTAATTATGAATAAAATTAATAATATTATAATTACAGAGGTAAGTTAA
- a CDS encoding hemagglutinin repeat-containing protein — translation MLNTLSIQRKFITTDSYDNHDGTISAGHDLTLTTTAEHGSEFHQTEEKHSGLSGSGGIGLTYGSQSQKVTDSAQTLTQHGSTAGATQGDVILHAGNVLTVNGSELIAGHDMVLSGQSVALTAATEHSQQTHSVEQRTSGLTLALSGSAGTALSNTVQSVNQAKGRDNDRLQALYAVKGGLSAIQASQAVRLDEAQGAAPENDNTVGISLSYGSQSSKSTQQQTQYSAATSSLTAGHDLTVIASGKDGKGNILAEGSQLQATHDITLDAQHDITLLSAQNASSLTGSNHSSGGNLGIGIGVGSGGWGIHISAGVNAGKGSERGNGTTHDETIIGAGHQLSLHSGNDTTLQGAQLSGDRLLADIGHNLTISSEQDSDHYHSQQQNISASGSFTWGSMSGSGSISASRDKMNSDFLSVNEQSGLFAGNGGYDITVGSHSQLNGAVIASTASADKNRLDTGTLGWGSLHNSAEYDVEHSSAGMSSGGSIGSQFTGNMASSLLNGLSDHGKADGTTQSAVSNGTLIIRDKENQRQDIATISHDTEKANGSIRPIFDKEKEQDKIEQAQVIGDIGNQLADIGRTEGNIRATQAGKLELAGKGIHEPEPGASAEDRERYNTLLANTEGYKAEQQKWGTGGSYQQAIQATTAALQGLNGGSVTAAIAGAAAPYIAEIIGHHSGIDNNDEAKVAAHAVANAVLASLQGQSALAGAAGAATGELAGILAMQMYDKPVSELSETDKQTISAMATLAAGIAGGIAGDSTAAAVAGAQAGKTTVENNNLGLIARGCAIAAPCRTKVAEQLLEIGAKAGIAGLAGVAVKDIADKMTSEELDHLITLEMVGNDEITRNYLNSLQDKYAPSHTGNNDIQINTGPNHTGGNQTATGNAPNHTGNTDNLTDTGPNHTGSNNPLPVSQSPNHTGNTDDTPALPTHMDSAGYDSRLPIPEVTTASNGLKVESNSKHTPGAQGFRPNAGIEPRNSLDLFGNSVSIDGNKARYSMGNDGSIHRFFPDNTGVYHWSGSTGDLRNPMQLDNKTKAQLHKQEGWKIK, via the coding sequence ATGTTGAATACTTTATCAATACAGCGGAAGTTTATAACAACGGACAGCTACGATAACCACGATGGCACCATCAGCGCCGGGCATGACCTGACGCTGACCACGACTGCGGAGCACGGCAGTGAATTTCACCAGACCGAAGAGAAGCACTCCGGCCTCTCCGGCAGTGGCGGCATCGGCCTGACCTACGGCAGCCAGAGCCAGAAAGTCACCGACAGCGCCCAGACCCTTACCCAGCACGGCAGCACCGCCGGAGCCACTCAGGGCGATGTTATTCTCCATGCCGGGAATGTGCTGACGGTGAACGGCTCAGAGCTGATTGCCGGTCACGATATGGTGCTCAGCGGGCAGAGTGTCGCCCTCACTGCGGCCACCGAACACAGCCAGCAGACCCACAGCGTCGAGCAGCGCACCTCCGGCCTGACCCTCGCCCTCTCCGGCAGCGCGGGCACTGCCCTCAGTAACACTGTGCAGTCGGTCAATCAGGCAAAGGGGCGGGATAATGACCGTCTCCAGGCGCTGTATGCCGTCAAAGGCGGGCTCTCTGCCATTCAGGCCAGTCAGGCGGTGCGCCTTGATGAAGCTCAGGGCGCTGCGCCCGAAAACGATAACACTGTCGGCATCAGCCTCTCTTATGGCAGCCAGTCATCCAAATCAACCCAGCAGCAGACGCAGTATTCGGCGGCCACCAGCAGCCTCACGGCCGGGCATGACCTGACAGTGATTGCCAGTGGAAAGGACGGAAAAGGCAATATTCTGGCCGAAGGCAGCCAGCTGCAGGCCACCCACGATATCACCCTCGACGCACAGCACGACATCACCCTGCTGTCAGCACAGAACGCCTCCTCGCTCACCGGCAGTAACCACAGCAGCGGCGGCAACCTCGGGATTGGTATCGGTGTCGGCTCCGGCGGCTGGGGTATCCACATCTCCGCCGGGGTCAACGCGGGCAAAGGCAGTGAGCGCGGCAACGGCACCACCCATGATGAGACCATTATCGGAGCCGGTCATCAGCTCTCGCTGCACAGCGGCAACGACACCACCCTGCAGGGGGCGCAGCTCAGCGGTGACCGCCTGCTGGCGGATATCGGCCATAACCTGACCATCTCCAGTGAGCAGGACAGCGACCACTATCACAGCCAGCAGCAGAACATCAGCGCCAGCGGCTCCTTCACCTGGGGCTCAATGTCCGGCTCCGGCAGCATCAGTGCCAGCAGGGATAAGATGAACAGTGATTTTCTGTCGGTGAATGAACAGAGTGGCCTGTTTGCCGGAAACGGTGGTTATGACATTACTGTCGGCAGCCACAGCCAGCTCAATGGTGCGGTGATAGCCTCCACGGCCTCCGCTGATAAAAACCGCCTCGACACCGGCACTCTCGGCTGGGGCAGCCTGCACAACAGCGCAGAGTATGATGTCGAGCACAGCAGTGCCGGAATGAGCTCCGGCGGCAGCATTGGCAGTCAGTTTACTGGCAACATGGCCAGCAGCCTGCTGAACGGCCTCAGTGACCACGGCAAGGCGGACGGCACCACCCAGTCTGCGGTCAGTAACGGAACACTGATTATCCGGGACAAAGAGAACCAGCGGCAGGACATTGCCACTATCTCCCACGACACGGAGAAAGCCAACGGCAGCATTCGTCCTATCTTTGATAAAGAGAAAGAACAGGATAAAATCGAACAGGCGCAGGTTATCGGCGATATCGGTAATCAGCTGGCGGATATTGGTCGCACGGAAGGTAATATCCGCGCCACTCAGGCCGGTAAGCTTGAGCTGGCGGGAAAAGGCATTCATGAGCCGGAACCGGGGGCCAGTGCTGAAGACCGGGAGAGGTACAACACCCTGCTTGCGAACACAGAAGGCTATAAAGCCGAACAGCAGAAATGGGGCACCGGCGGCAGTTATCAGCAGGCCATCCAGGCCACCACAGCAGCCCTGCAGGGGCTGAATGGCGGTAGCGTGACCGCAGCGATTGCCGGAGCGGCCGCGCCCTACATTGCTGAAATCATCGGCCACCATTCCGGGATTGATAACAATGACGAGGCAAAAGTCGCCGCCCATGCGGTGGCGAATGCGGTACTGGCCTCGCTGCAGGGACAGAGTGCGCTGGCCGGGGCTGCGGGTGCCGCAACCGGCGAACTCGCCGGTATACTGGCGATGCAGATGTACGACAAACCAGTCAGTGAACTGAGCGAAACTGATAAGCAGACCATCAGTGCGATGGCGACTCTGGCGGCAGGTATTGCAGGCGGGATAGCTGGGGACAGCACTGCTGCCGCAGTAGCCGGGGCGCAGGCCGGGAAGACCACGGTTGAGAATAATAATCTGGGTCTGATTGCCAGAGGGTGTGCCATAGCAGCCCCCTGCCGGACAAAAGTTGCAGAGCAACTTTTAGAGATCGGTGCTAAAGCCGGAATAGCAGGACTTGCTGGTGTTGCGGTTAAAGACATTGCTGACAAAATGACCTCAGAGGAACTGGATCATCTGATTACTCTGGAAATGGTAGGTAATGATGAGATTACCCGGAACTACCTGAATTCACTACAGGATAAGTATGCACCTTCGCATACAGGAAACAATGATATTCAGATTAATACCGGGCCTAATCATACGGGAGGCAACCAGACTGCAACGGGCAATGCGCCTAATCATACGGGGAACACCGACAATTTAACTGATACCGGACCGAATCATACTGGTAGTAATAATCCATTGCCTGTCTCTCAATCCCCTAATCACACCGGGAATACAGATGACACTCCGGCATTACCAACACATATGGATAGCGCAGGATATGACTCCAGATTACCAATACCAGAGGTCACTACGGCCAGTAATGGACTAAAGGTAGAATCGAATTCTAAACATACCCCTGGCGCACAAGGTTTCAGACCTAATGCAGGTATTGAGCCAAGAAATTCCTTGGATCTTTTTGGAAATTCAGTATCAATTGATGGTAACAAAGCACGTTATAGTATGGGAAATGACGGTTCTATCCATCGATTCTTCCCCGATAATACAGGGGTATATCATTGGTCAGGTAGCACAGGAGATTTAAGAAATCCTATGCAATTAGATAATAAAACTAAAGCTCAACTACACAAGCAAGAAGGATGGAAAATAAAATGA
- a CDS encoding SymE family type I addiction module toxin has protein sequence MAKRDVKPESAVAKTKFATESSKPQKRGQARKIETETLQNCPESELSSPLARMEFYDRMRVNYLPLSGEWFSRAGFIPNMPVKIRVMPDCIVITTQNSRELWGCAEGLSVVSINQEKVKQWLKNFPGALNDTGDIPKIKRGY, from the coding sequence ATGGCTAAGAGAGATGTTAAGCCAGAATCCGCTGTTGCCAAAACGAAATTTGCGACAGAAAGCAGTAAACCGCAAAAGCGCGGGCAGGCACGCAAAATTGAAACAGAAACATTGCAAAACTGTCCTGAATCAGAATTATCCTCCCCGCTGGCACGGATGGAGTTTTATGACCGGATGCGGGTCAATTATTTACCACTGTCGGGTGAGTGGTTTTCACGGGCGGGATTTATTCCCAATATGCCGGTAAAAATCAGGGTGATGCCGGACTGTATTGTTATCACCACCCAGAACAGCCGGGAATTATGGGGCTGCGCAGAAGGGCTGAGTGTGGTCAGTATTAATCAGGAAAAAGTGAAGCAGTGGCTGAAAAACTTTCCCGGCGCGCTGAATGATACCGGAGATATTCCGAAAATAAAGCGTGGCTACTGA